In Montipora capricornis isolate CH-2021 chromosome 4, ASM3666992v2, whole genome shotgun sequence, a single genomic region encodes these proteins:
- the LOC138046015 gene encoding neurofascin-like: protein MELTIQLVLLIVLSFASVVTGQNPCISLPCKNGGSCFQGGISYHCSCINGYTGQNCTELTFEASIGIYDVNGYLPVIIGEVGEYNAQRLRRTINFTIAIQSRDIRSTFNWTLNGTVLEPAKNFRIAVDNILGTLTINSSTLADEGVYQVFVSNEFGALLGRKIPLKFAVTGHFLSPTTPINLTMVEAEPFLLPCPPRAYSYPRVEYEWITGTGQPIPESFGPRILTEPNGDLLFSSVEASDFFTFMNPLAAPLRCRARGLFFDTVLGPPVYFYVNNISVTPSPSSPTRFYTKPQGVYTVLEGDQFYLNCTAGGRPLPEIRWYQNGAPINDSGDFFLHQKFNRTLRLGSLDPGIHDGFYACEAVSNNRSITATFQVKVLGKVNALYEITGQELEFRAGESGGSVKMFCNTSGHPIIKRTWYYNGIELKYSARFVNRSSVDPNGTLEIRHLRLKDFGFFQCFAENLLSQGDRRVYLVVTGAPLPPTNVQVANCTNHTTNITWELRLPSDILPTGFIIEWRSMPVGHSLNQRQLPSFSKLVEIPGGFSRSYEVNDLKQWNEIQFRVRANNSLGYGFPGRIVDGCVNGSKRPFLSPKDLRSTLLSGDGIISISWTVNTEWPSVKLTLNISLQLHYVVPSQYDDLTAVKKNEKQAELELLVNKKQ from the exons TTACTTTCGAAGCAAGTATTGGCATTTATGATGTCAACGGATACCTCCCGGTTATTATTGGCGAAGTGGGAGAATACAATGCGCAGAGACTGAGAAGGACAATTAATTTTACTATTGCTATTCAGTCGCGGGATATTCGAAGTACTTTTAATTGGACCCTCAATGGCACTGTCCTAGAACCGGCGAAAAACTTCCGTATCGCAGTAGATAACATTTTGGGAACACTAACCATAAACTCCAGTACATTGGCTGATGAAGGCGTATATCAGGTTTTCGTGTCAAATGAATTTGGAGCGCTGTTGGGCAGAAAGATACCACTGAAATTTGCAG tcACTGGGCACTTTCTTTCCCCCACCACACCCATCAACCTCACCATGGTAGAGGCAGAGCCGTTCCTTCTTCCTTGTCCACCGCGTGCATACAGCTACCCTCGAGTGGAATATGAGTGGATTACAGGCACAGGGCAACCGATTCCGGAGAGCTTTGGGCCTCGAATCCTCACAGAGCCAAACGGTGATCTGCTGTTTTCGTCAGTTGAAGCGAGCGATTTCTTCACCTTTATGAACCCGCTAGCAGCTCCACTGAGATGCAGAGCTCGTGGTCTATTCTTTGATACGGTTCTTGGCCCCCCTGTATATTTTTACGTCAATAACATATCtg TCACACCGAGTCCCAGTTCACCTACGAGGTTTTACACAAAGCCGCAGGGAGTGTACACCGTTCTTGAGGGCGACCAATTCTACTTGAATTGTACAGCGGGAGGAAG GCCTCTTCCTGAAATTCGTTGGTACCAAAATGGCGCGCCAATCAACGATTCAGGAGATTTTTTCCTCCACCAAAAGTTTAACAGAACTTTGCGACTGGGTTCACTCGATCCAGGGATACACGATGGCTTTTACGCGTGTGAGGCAGTGAGTAATAACAGGAGTATAACAGCCACATTTCAAGTCAAAGTCTTGG GCAAAGTAAATGCTCTGTACGAAATAACTGGCCAAGAGCTTGAGTTCCGAGCCGGAGAATCTGGTGGTAGcgtgaaaatgttttgcaacaCGTCAGGCCATCCTATTATCAAGCGGACGTGGTATTACAATGGCATTGAACTAAAATACAG CGCGAGATTCGTAAATAGATCGTCCGTTGATCCAAACGGTACTTTGGAAATCAGGCATCTTCGCTTAAAGGATTTCGGCTTCTTTCAGTGTTTTGCTGAAAACCTTCTCAGTCAGGGTGACCGAAGAGTGTACTTAGTGGTGACAG GAGCGCCTCTCCCTCCCACCAATGTTCAGGTGGCTAACTGCACAAACCACACTACGAATATCACATGGGAGCTGAGACTGCCTTCAGATATCCTTCCAACCGGCTTCATCATCGAGTGGAGGTCTATGCCTGTTGGTCATAGTTTAAACCAGCGCCAATTGCCTTCTTTTTCAAAACTGGTCGAGATTCCAGGTGGCTTCAGTCGCTCTTATGAAGTCAATGACTTGAAGCAATGGAATGAAATACAATTCCGAGTCCGGGCCAACAACAGCCTCGGGTATGGATTCCCTGGCCGTATTGTAGACGGGTGCGTTAACGGAAGTAAAC GGCCTTTCCTTTCCCCGAAGGATTTAAGATCCACCCTATTGTCTGGAGACGGTATCATAAGCATAAGTTGGACG GTTAACACTGAATGGCCATCCGTCAAACTGACATTGaacatttccttacaattacaCTATGTAGTCCCATCTCAATATGACGATCTTACCGCTGTAAAGAAGAATgaaaaacaggcagaattagagctACTGGTCAACAAGAAACAGTAG